The following proteins are co-located in the Acidobacteriota bacterium genome:
- a CDS encoding PQQ-like beta-propeller repeat protein yields the protein MQDTMSVPFPFPRCASALLLLATCLVTSSWAEDWPEWRGKGRLGVWLEDGILERFPPSGLQVQWRESLGSGYAGPAVAEGRVFVLDFLAETARQGTERVLALDEKSGRQLWSRSWKADYTGLSGSYAIGPRATPTVDGSRVYVLGAKGALYCLRTDNGEIVWQKDFVRDYGTEVPVWGMVGAPLVDGPRLIAVVGGQDGAKVVAFDKKNGRELWRALPSDSEPGYAPPILISAGGRRQLILWHPKAVSALDPATGEVLWQQPFRSDKGLSVATPVFSGSRLLVSAFVNGSMMLELDRQPPAARLLWRGKSDSEIDTDTLHSLISTPVIDGDTLYGVCSYGHLRGLSASTGKRLWETLEVTGEKARWATAFLVRHQDRYFISNDRGELIIARLSPSGYREIDRTHLIAPTSRGGIGRRQAGAVNWSHPAYANRHIFARNDREILRASLARTAAAAE from the coding sequence ATGCAAGACACCATGAGCGTCCCCTTCCCTTTCCCAAGATGCGCTTCCGCCCTGCTCCTGCTGGCCACTTGTCTGGTCACTTCGAGCTGGGCCGAGGACTGGCCCGAATGGCGGGGCAAGGGACGGTTGGGCGTCTGGCTCGAAGATGGCATTCTGGAGCGATTTCCCCCGTCGGGCCTGCAAGTGCAATGGCGGGAGTCCCTGGGTAGCGGCTACGCCGGGCCCGCCGTGGCCGAGGGGCGCGTCTTCGTGCTGGATTTTCTGGCGGAAACCGCCCGCCAGGGAACCGAACGCGTGTTGGCGCTGGACGAGAAGAGCGGCCGCCAACTCTGGAGCCGCTCCTGGAAGGCGGACTACACCGGGCTTTCGGGAAGCTATGCCATCGGGCCCCGGGCCACACCCACCGTGGACGGCAGTCGAGTCTATGTCCTGGGAGCCAAGGGCGCGCTCTATTGCCTCCGCACCGACAACGGCGAGATCGTGTGGCAAAAGGACTTCGTGCGGGATTATGGAACCGAGGTCCCCGTCTGGGGCATGGTGGGAGCTCCCCTGGTGGACGGGCCTCGCCTGATCGCCGTGGTGGGCGGGCAGGACGGAGCCAAGGTGGTGGCCTTCGACAAGAAGAACGGCCGGGAGCTCTGGCGAGCGCTGCCTTCGGACTCGGAACCCGGGTACGCCCCCCCGATCCTCATCTCGGCCGGCGGACGCCGGCAACTGATCCTCTGGCACCCCAAGGCGGTGAGCGCGCTCGATCCCGCGACGGGCGAGGTCCTCTGGCAACAACCCTTTCGGTCCGACAAGGGGCTGTCGGTGGCCACCCCCGTGTTCAGCGGCTCGCGACTCCTGGTCAGCGCTTTCGTGAACGGGTCCATGATGCTGGAGCTGGACCGCCAGCCCCCGGCAGCCCGACTGCTCTGGCGAGGCAAGAGCGACAGCGAAATCGACACCGACACGCTCCACTCCCTCATCAGCACGCCGGTGATCGACGGGGACACCCTTTATGGGGTTTGCAGCTACGGACACCTCAGGGGGCTGAGCGCCAGCACCGGCAAGCGGCTGTGGGAAACACTGGAGGTGACGGGGGAAAAGGCGCGCTGGGCCACGGCCTTTCTGGTTCGCCACCAGGATCGATACTTCATCTCCAACGACCGGGGCGAGCTGATCATCGCCAGGCTGTCGCCTTCAGGCTACCGTGAGATCGACCGGACCCACCTGATCGCTCCCACCTCCCGCGGGGGAATCGGCCGGCGCCAGGCCGGCGCCGTCAACTGGTCCCACCCTGCCTACGCCAACCGCCACATCTTCGCCCGCAACGACCGGGAGATCCTTCGCGCCTCCCTGGCACGGACCGCCGCGGCGGCGGAGTGA
- a CDS encoding phosphoglycerate dehydrogenase encodes MPSVMIFIQFLQDPNGPHVKLLREAGLEVRFPPRPDITDEEENIRVLQGISATIAGGEPYSRRVMAALPDLRVISRWGVGVDRVDLEAVTGSNAVVAITPSANHEAVAEHAVALLLAVSRFLVQRNDEIHRGLWERRCSLPLREKTLGLVGLGRIGRSVAVRAEAFRMRLLAHEAYPDREFAQRHGIELVDLDTLLARSDYVTLHVPLTEETRGLINRRTLSRMKPGALLVNTSRGGLVVEEDLVDALKSGHLGGAGLDVFVQEPIQGDHPLLELDNVLVSDHTAGIDTRSVEAMAVDAARNIVELYRGGWPAAAVANPAVRETWKW; translated from the coding sequence GTGCCCAGCGTCATGATCTTCATCCAGTTTCTGCAAGACCCCAACGGCCCCCATGTGAAACTGCTGCGCGAGGCCGGGCTGGAGGTCCGTTTCCCTCCCAGGCCGGACATCACCGACGAGGAGGAAAACATCCGCGTGCTGCAGGGGATCTCGGCCACTATTGCCGGTGGAGAGCCCTACAGCCGGCGGGTGATGGCCGCCCTGCCCGATCTGAGAGTGATCTCCCGCTGGGGAGTGGGGGTCGACCGCGTCGATCTGGAGGCGGTGACCGGCAGCAACGCGGTCGTCGCCATCACCCCCTCGGCCAATCACGAGGCGGTGGCCGAGCATGCGGTGGCGCTGCTGCTGGCGGTGAGCCGTTTTCTGGTGCAGAGGAACGACGAAATCCACCGGGGCCTCTGGGAGCGAAGGTGCTCGCTGCCGCTTCGGGAAAAGACCCTGGGCCTGGTTGGGCTGGGACGCATCGGGCGGAGCGTGGCCGTGAGAGCCGAGGCCTTCCGCATGCGGCTGCTGGCCCACGAAGCCTATCCGGATCGGGAGTTCGCTCAAAGGCACGGAATTGAGCTGGTCGACCTGGACACCTTGCTGGCCCGTTCCGACTACGTGACGCTGCACGTACCCCTGACCGAAGAGACCCGCGGGCTGATCAACCGCCGGACCCTTTCGCGGATGAAGCCGGGAGCCCTTCTGGTCAACACCTCCCGCGGCGGGCTGGTGGTAGAGGAGGACCTGGTGGATGCATTGAAGAGCGGCCACCTGGGCGGGGCCGGACTGGACGTTTTCGTGCAGGAGCCCATCCAGGGGGACCATCCCTTGCTGGAACTCGACAACGTCCTGGTCAGCGATCACACGGCCGGCATCGACACCCGATCGGTGGAGGCCATGGCCGTGGATGCGGCCCGGAACATCGTGGAGCTCTATCGCGGGGGGTGGCCGGCCGCGGCGGTGGCCAACCCGGCCGTCCGTGAAACCTGGAAGTGGTAA